One region of Mucilaginibacter sp. 14171R-50 genomic DNA includes:
- a CDS encoding terminase small subunit, translating into MTHFYSIAELSDRVEKYFLSVAGQPVPEAKPPSKYIKKTSPLAMYTPKTDKPQVPLLTGLALFLGFPSLADFEAYEQTGLFKKTLREARLRIECEYEKKLHQPAPTGAIFALRCMGWTEKSSARSVKAAPSKLKISVINTGPQIAGTEKEVDI; encoded by the coding sequence ATGACTCATTTTTATTCTATTGCTGAACTCAGCGATCGTGTGGAAAAATATTTCCTGTCCGTGGCCGGCCAACCGGTACCCGAGGCAAAACCGCCGTCAAAATATATAAAAAAAACATCGCCACTGGCAATGTATACGCCAAAAACCGATAAACCCCAAGTGCCCCTGCTCACCGGTTTGGCCTTATTTCTCGGGTTTCCGAGCCTGGCTGATTTTGAGGCTTACGAGCAAACCGGGCTGTTCAAAAAAACCCTGCGGGAAGCCCGCCTGCGTATTGAATGTGAATATGAAAAAAAGTTGCACCAGCCTGCACCAACCGGGGCGATTTTTGCTTTGCGCTGCATGGGGTGGACAGAAAAGTCGTCGGCACGATCAGTAAAGGCTGCACCTTCAAAATTAAAGATAAGCGTTATCAATACCGGCCCTCAAATTGCCGGAACCGAAAAAGAGGTAGACATTTAA
- a CDS encoding Gfo/Idh/MocA family protein, which translates to MKENSEASRRGFIKKLATTAAAVTAGSSLIAADKHSFHYLKQKYNQYGPNDQVNIALIGAGGMGTQDTIVALQVPGVKLVAVCDLYDGRLKDAKTRWGADIYTTKVYKEILNRKDVDAVIIATPDHWHQQISVDAMHAGKHVYCEKPMVHSVTEGPAVIKAQQETGKVFQVGSQGVSSLGNEKAHELLKSGAIGELNYAEGFWARRAPVEVWQYPIPDDASPQTVDWETYVANTQKRPYDSKRFFRWRNYTDYGTGMAGDLFVHLFSSLHFITGSMGPNKIYASGGLRYWNDGREVPDVLLGTFDYGKTVAHPAFNLSLRCNFVDGTSGTTYLKLVGSEGSMDITWDSVTLKRNKVIQSDDPFYIEKMRKAGQTDSGRKHILPPEEITFNAEKGYLGGPYDHMNNWITAIRNNGKVTEDAVFGYRAAAPALLCNDSYYKNSPMFWDPEKMKMVKS; encoded by the coding sequence ATGAAAGAAAATTCTGAAGCATCCCGCAGGGGCTTTATAAAAAAGCTGGCTACCACCGCCGCTGCTGTTACCGCCGGAAGCAGCTTAATAGCTGCGGATAAGCACAGTTTTCATTACCTTAAACAAAAGTATAACCAGTACGGCCCTAACGACCAGGTTAATATAGCGCTGATAGGCGCGGGGGGCATGGGTACGCAGGATACCATAGTGGCCTTGCAGGTGCCGGGTGTAAAACTTGTTGCTGTTTGCGATTTGTATGATGGCCGTTTAAAGGATGCCAAAACACGCTGGGGAGCTGATATTTATACCACTAAAGTTTATAAAGAAATATTGAACCGCAAGGATGTTGACGCGGTAATTATAGCCACGCCCGATCATTGGCACCAGCAGATTTCTGTAGATGCTATGCACGCGGGCAAGCACGTATACTGCGAAAAACCAATGGTACACTCAGTTACCGAGGGCCCCGCGGTGATTAAGGCACAGCAGGAAACGGGCAAGGTATTCCAGGTAGGCAGTCAAGGGGTATCATCGTTAGGTAACGAAAAAGCACATGAGCTATTAAAAAGCGGGGCAATTGGCGAATTAAATTATGCCGAAGGCTTTTGGGCGCGCCGGGCGCCGGTTGAAGTGTGGCAATACCCTATACCCGATGATGCATCGCCGCAAACGGTTGATTGGGAAACGTATGTGGCCAATACCCAAAAACGGCCGTACGACTCCAAAAGGTTCTTCCGCTGGAGAAATTATACCGATTATGGTACCGGTATGGCGGGTGATTTATTTGTTCATCTGTTTAGCAGTCTGCACTTTATTACCGGCTCAATGGGGCCAAATAAAATATATGCATCCGGCGGGTTGCGTTACTGGAACGATGGCCGCGAAGTGCCTGATGTTTTGTTAGGTACCTTTGATTATGGTAAAACTGTTGCCCACCCGGCGTTCAACCTGTCGTTACGGTGTAATTTTGTTGATGGCACAAGCGGTACCACTTATCTTAAACTGGTTGGGAGCGAGGGCTCAATGGATATCACCTGGGACAGCGTTACCCTGAAGCGGAATAAGGTTATCCAGTCGGACGATCCCTTTTATATCGAAAAGATGCGCAAAGCGGGGCAAACCGACTCGGGCCGGAAGCATATTCTACCTCCTGAAGAAATTACCTTTAACGCCGAAAAAGGCTATCTGGGTGGCCCTTACGACCATATGAACAATTGGATAACGGCTATCCGTAACAACGGTAAAGTTACCGAAGATGCTGTTTTTGGTTACCGCGCTGCCGCACCCGCGTTATTGTGTAACGATAGCTATTATAAAAACAGCCCCATGTTTTGGGATCCTGAGAAAATGAAGATGGTTAAATCATAA
- a CDS encoding DUF3307 domain-containing protein, whose protein sequence is MDESIIWLIKLILAHLISDFALQPTKWVTGMEQHKIRSKYLYWHTLVTGLAALLLIGFNYWAVVLIITISHYIIAVLKLYTKNNFVTFTISQLLHLAVIIACWLVVFEQHRPGAGAIAAFYSGSRFWTFAAAAFFLTLPSSIIIGQATRQWAVPAGLKNAGKYIGIIERILICLLVYQGHYEAIGLLITGKSILRYNSSNEEVKTEYLLIGTLLSIFIAFAVGLALKMVV, encoded by the coding sequence ATGGATGAAAGCATTATATGGTTAATAAAACTTATACTGGCGCATTTGATAAGCGATTTTGCCCTGCAGCCCACAAAGTGGGTTACCGGTATGGAGCAGCATAAAATTAGATCGAAGTATTTGTATTGGCATACCCTGGTTACCGGCCTTGCAGCATTGTTGCTTATTGGATTTAATTATTGGGCGGTAGTTTTAATTATTACCATAAGCCATTATATAATTGCTGTGCTAAAATTATATACCAAAAATAACTTCGTAACTTTTACAATAAGCCAGTTGTTACACCTTGCGGTAATAATAGCCTGCTGGCTTGTTGTTTTTGAGCAGCACCGGCCGGGTGCCGGTGCAATTGCAGCCTTTTATAGCGGCAGTCGGTTTTGGACATTTGCTGCCGCCGCGTTTTTCTTAACCTTACCCTCGTCAATTATTATTGGTCAGGCCACCAGGCAATGGGCAGTACCTGCCGGGTTAAAAAATGCCGGTAAGTACATTGGAATAATCGAACGGATTTTAATATGCCTGTTGGTATACCAGGGTCATTATGAAGCTATAGGCCTATTAATAACCGGAAAAAGCATCCTCCGTTACAATAGCTCGAACGAAGAAGTTAAAACTGAATATCTATTGATTGGAACCTTGTTAAGTATATTTATAGCTTTTGCCGTAGGATTAGCGCTTAAAATGGTGGTTTAA
- a CDS encoding outer membrane beta-barrel protein, producing the protein MIKARLFITIILMGCSKLLFAQAWGGGADSKDLSFGFSFSYIQSSFKIIKQPYWRDAFFDTGLNQYATSKLTGISSKPMPGFAVGFLTRYRITDHLETRITPSLVFADRAVSYTYEQPEQDVTKPVQTTTVDFPLQLKLKSDRIGNFRAYLLGGLKYSGAIGSKKNDVNTAPTELLLRNIKGYSSYEAGVGFDIYFEYFKLSPEIKLSNSFGNILLSENTPYANPISRLSLHTFTFSLHFE; encoded by the coding sequence ATGATAAAAGCCCGCCTTTTCATAACCATCATATTGATGGGCTGCAGCAAACTTTTATTTGCGCAGGCGTGGGGCGGCGGTGCCGATAGCAAGGATCTTAGCTTCGGATTCTCCTTTTCATACATCCAGAGCAGCTTTAAGATAATTAAGCAACCATACTGGCGCGATGCCTTTTTTGATACAGGGTTAAACCAATATGCTACCAGTAAATTAACTGGCATAAGTTCTAAGCCGATGCCGGGTTTTGCTGTTGGCTTTTTAACGCGTTACCGTATTACCGACCACCTGGAGACACGTATTACACCGTCGCTGGTATTTGCCGACAGGGCCGTAAGCTATACTTATGAGCAACCGGAGCAGGATGTTACCAAGCCCGTACAAACTACTACGGTTGATTTTCCGTTACAGCTAAAATTAAAATCTGACCGGATAGGCAACTTTAGGGCTTACCTGTTGGGTGGCTTAAAATATTCGGGGGCGATAGGTTCCAAAAAAAATGATGTCAACACTGCCCCTACCGAACTTTTGCTAAGGAATATAAAAGGGTACTCTTCTTACGAAGCGGGCGTTGGGTTTGATATTTATTTTGAGTATTTTAAACTATCACCGGAAATTAAACTCAGCAACAGCTTTGGCAATATCCTGTTGTCAGAAAACACGCCTTATGCAAACCCCATCAGCCGGCTATCCCTGCATACTTTTACATTTAGTCTGCATTTTGAATAG
- the ubiE gene encoding bifunctional demethylmenaquinone methyltransferase/2-methoxy-6-polyprenyl-1,4-benzoquinol methylase UbiE: MSKTVTPYQNQQVAKKEQVADMFNNISKTYDFLNHFLSLGIDIIWRKKAINELKKDQPQLILDVATGTGDFAFEALSILKPKKIIGVDISQGMLDIAKQKIAKRGLGNKFEVKLGDSEKLPFNADEFDAVTVAYGVRNFENLETGLADIHRVLKPGGKAVVLEFSKPKGFPIKQLYAFYFNYVTPGIGKLFSKDARAYTYLPESVAAFPDGEAFTNLMQKAGFKNTKSRPLAFGICSIYTGIK; encoded by the coding sequence ATGAGCAAAACCGTAACACCATACCAAAACCAGCAAGTCGCTAAAAAAGAGCAGGTAGCCGATATGTTTAACAACATTTCAAAAACCTACGATTTTCTGAATCACTTTTTGTCGCTTGGGATAGATATTATCTGGCGTAAAAAGGCAATTAACGAGCTAAAAAAGGACCAGCCCCAGCTGATCCTTGATGTAGCTACAGGTACCGGTGATTTTGCTTTTGAGGCGTTATCTATCCTAAAGCCCAAAAAAATAATCGGCGTGGATATTTCGCAGGGTATGCTGGATATCGCGAAGCAAAAGATAGCCAAGCGTGGCTTAGGCAACAAATTTGAAGTTAAGCTGGGCGATTCGGAAAAACTGCCTTTTAATGCTGATGAGTTTGACGCGGTTACGGTAGCCTATGGCGTACGTAATTTTGAAAACCTGGAAACCGGCCTTGCCGACATTCACAGGGTGCTTAAACCGGGCGGTAAAGCAGTTGTACTGGAGTTTTCGAAACCAAAGGGTTTCCCTATAAAACAGCTTTACGCCTTTTATTTTAATTACGTTACTCCGGGCATCGGTAAGCTATTTTCAAAGGATGCAAGGGCGTACACATATTTGCCCGAGTCGGTAGCAGCCTTTCCTGACGGCGAAGCTTTTACTAACCTGATGCAAAAAGCAGGCTTTAAAAATACCAAAAGTCGCCCTTTGGCGTTTGGTATCTGTTCTATTTACACCGGTATTAAATGA
- a CDS encoding S24 family peptidase yields MDDLSKPNKIKTVRPETLEFIILYNQLRGKAFNNNTELAEALNFNSASSITEIIKSRQNIDPEKLKVFKEKYAEHLGGKKNTEKTVAARSEEGIPMYEITATASGVEVYNDINDSRPVGRMNFPGIEECDFALPVWGHSMYPYLENGCWVALKIISDKKILPGEVYYIEWGDYRMYKRLLASDNPEEVIAHSDNVTEMVAGRLKYAPFPIRIDEIKKLCLVKDIHKKHNH; encoded by the coding sequence ATGGATGACCTGTCGAAACCCAACAAAATAAAAACAGTACGACCTGAAACACTGGAGTTTATTATACTTTACAATCAACTAAGGGGTAAGGCATTTAACAATAATACCGAACTGGCTGAAGCTTTAAACTTCAACTCGGCCAGTTCCATTACCGAGATCATTAAAAGCCGCCAAAACATTGATCCCGAAAAATTGAAGGTATTTAAAGAAAAATATGCGGAGCATTTAGGAGGAAAAAAAAATACCGAGAAAACTGTAGCCGCACGAAGTGAGGAGGGGATACCGATGTACGAAATTACCGCCACGGCATCTGGTGTCGAGGTTTATAATGATATAAATGATTCGCGCCCGGTGGGTCGTATGAATTTCCCGGGGATAGAGGAGTGCGATTTTGCCCTGCCTGTTTGGGGGCACTCCATGTACCCGTATTTAGAGAATGGCTGCTGGGTGGCCCTCAAGATCATCAGCGATAAAAAGATATTGCCCGGAGAAGTATATTATATTGAGTGGGGCGATTACCGCATGTATAAGCGACTGCTGGCCAGCGATAACCCGGAAGAAGTGATCGCTCACTCGGATAATGTAACAGAAATGGTTGCAGGACGTCTAAAATATGCGCCGTTTCCCATCCGCATAGATGAAATAAAGAAGTTATGCCTGGTAAAAGATATTCACAAAAAGCATAACCATTAA
- a CDS encoding DoxX family protein: MIHHKDFFIVLIRLFLGYIFLSSGLCKLTNGHFGQIIGPPLFEAMLAKYGLALFARVVATLQVVCGILLLSQRFSTIGAIMLVPMNLSIFAVTISLNWQGTPYVNGFFTLLNVLLLIYDWHKLKILVNPKRASSVKPTIIDAHTYNIYNIAGMVFAAVAIIASRYDIIFTNAFAIAAFVCFGYAIIQVKAVTKMQAIIVALVMLNMIMITLAGRFGLMVQKLVLYNTLVVLLLISLSFIKRLNPVDKPAVT; encoded by the coding sequence ATGATCCACCATAAAGATTTTTTCATTGTACTCATTCGTTTGTTCCTGGGCTACATTTTTTTGTCGTCAGGTTTATGTAAGCTAACCAACGGGCATTTCGGGCAAATAATTGGCCCGCCATTGTTTGAGGCTATGCTGGCAAAATATGGTTTAGCTTTATTTGCCCGGGTAGTGGCTACTTTGCAGGTAGTGTGCGGTATACTGCTGCTATCGCAACGGTTTAGTACCATTGGTGCAATTATGCTTGTGCCTATGAATTTATCTATCTTTGCTGTAACCATCTCCCTTAATTGGCAGGGCACACCGTATGTTAATGGTTTCTTCACCCTGTTAAATGTGCTTTTACTTATTTATGATTGGCATAAATTAAAAATATTGGTAAACCCTAAACGGGCATCATCGGTAAAGCCCACTATTATAGATGCGCATACATATAATATATACAACATAGCGGGGATGGTTTTTGCTGCAGTTGCAATTATTGCTTCGCGGTACGATATTATATTTACCAATGCCTTTGCCATAGCGGCATTTGTATGCTTTGGGTACGCTATAATACAGGTAAAAGCCGTTACCAAAATGCAGGCAATTATAGTTGCCCTGGTTATGTTGAATATGATAATGATAACGCTTGCCGGCAGGTTTGGCCTAATGGTGCAAAAGCTGGTTTTATATAATACGCTTGTTGTATTATTGCTGATAAGCCTGTCGTTTATAAAACGGCTTAACCCGGTAGATAAGCCGGCAGTAACGTAG
- a CDS encoding PBSX family phage terminase large subunit, translating into MKASILFGCNYFAATDIIVNQGGTSSGKTYAILQALFCFAANNHKQIITVVGQDIPNLKSGALRDAHAIHDQSDIFKSLVKSFNKTDRIFEFINGSMIEFKSYANAQDAKSGKRDYLFVNEANGIEWDVYTELALRTKKKVYIDYNPNTGFWVHQKLIGKPGVQLFISDHRHNPFIEPALRAKIESLKTEDLELWKVYARGVTGKISGLVFDNWHICETIPTDATLIAAGLDFGFTNDETGCLLVYKQNGELWVDEILYQTGLTNTDISQKLPESGISKTTSIIADSAEPKSIEELKRLGWHITGAKKGADSIKNSIDILKRYKINVTRNSVNLRKELGRYKWKTDKSGNTINQPVDTYNHLIDPLRYVALNKLNTKGNGSIKTRLPAPEPPKARTIEGLIGLA; encoded by the coding sequence ATGAAGGCCTCAATATTATTCGGGTGTAATTATTTTGCCGCTACTGATATCATTGTAAACCAGGGTGGTACAAGCTCGGGTAAAACCTATGCTATTTTACAGGCGCTTTTTTGCTTTGCAGCAAATAACCACAAACAAATAATAACCGTAGTTGGGCAAGACATACCTAACCTTAAATCGGGCGCGCTACGTGACGCCCACGCCATACATGATCAATCGGATATATTTAAAAGTTTAGTTAAAAGCTTTAATAAGACCGATCGAATATTCGAGTTTATTAACGGCAGCATGATAGAGTTTAAAAGCTACGCTAACGCGCAGGATGCAAAGAGCGGAAAGCGCGATTATTTGTTTGTAAATGAAGCTAACGGCATTGAATGGGATGTTTACACCGAGCTGGCGCTGCGTACCAAAAAGAAGGTGTATATCGACTATAACCCCAATACCGGTTTTTGGGTACACCAAAAACTGATTGGTAAACCTGGCGTACAACTGTTTATATCAGATCACCGGCACAACCCGTTTATTGAACCAGCCCTTCGCGCCAAGATTGAATCATTGAAAACGGAGGACCTGGAGCTATGGAAAGTATACGCACGCGGGGTTACCGGTAAAATAAGCGGGCTGGTATTTGATAACTGGCACATTTGCGAAACTATCCCTACAGATGCGACATTGATTGCGGCGGGGCTCGATTTCGGCTTTACCAACGATGAAACCGGCTGCCTGTTGGTTTATAAACAAAACGGGGAGCTTTGGGTAGATGAGATACTTTATCAAACCGGCCTTACCAATACGGATATATCGCAAAAGCTACCAGAGTCTGGTATAAGTAAAACAACGTCAATAATAGCCGACAGCGCCGAACCAAAATCTATTGAAGAGCTTAAACGTTTAGGCTGGCATATCACCGGCGCAAAAAAAGGCGCTGACAGTATAAAAAACTCTATAGACATTCTTAAACGGTATAAAATTAACGTTACCCGCAATAGTGTTAACCTGCGTAAAGAATTAGGCAGGTATAAATGGAAAACAGACAAAAGCGGGAATACCATAAACCAGCCTGTTGATACCTATAATCACCTGATAGACCCCTTACGCTATGTAGCGCTGAACAAATTGAATACCAAAGGTAACGGCAGCATAAAAACCAGACTGCCTGCGCCCGAACCGCCGAAAGCACGAACCATTGAAGGGCTGATAGGCCTTGCTTAA
- a CDS encoding GNAT family N-acetyltransferase, whose translation MENQSPVRLATLQDIPAIMEVVADVVPIMRAAGNLQWDDTYPNPQVFEDDIKAGQLWVAEVEGQIAGVTAITTDQYPEYAQVGLDTSEEAIVTHRLAVSPHFRGRGLAADLLYQAELVAIERGIHILRIDTNTQNHATRQLFPKMGYSLKGEITLEFRPGLSFVCFEKRLDQASIQNAD comes from the coding sequence ATGGAAAATCAATCTCCCGTCCGCCTTGCCACTTTACAAGACATACCCGCTATTATGGAGGTTGTAGCCGATGTTGTACCCATTATGCGCGCAGCAGGCAATTTGCAATGGGATGATACATACCCCAACCCGCAGGTATTTGAGGACGATATTAAAGCTGGCCAGCTTTGGGTGGCCGAAGTTGAAGGCCAAATTGCCGGTGTAACCGCAATTACTACCGATCAATACCCCGAGTACGCACAGGTGGGGCTTGATACCAGCGAAGAAGCTATCGTAACGCACCGGCTGGCGGTAAGCCCTCATTTTAGGGGCAGGGGCCTTGCTGCCGACCTGCTGTACCAGGCGGAACTTGTAGCCATTGAGCGTGGTATACATATTTTACGCATAGATACTAACACCCAGAACCATGCAACACGGCAGCTCTTCCCAAAAATGGGATATAGTTTAAAAGGCGAAATAACCTTAGAGTTTAGGCCTGGTTTAAGCTTTGTTTGTTTTGAAAAGAGGTTGGACCAAGCGTCTATTCAAAATGCAGACTAA
- a CDS encoding RNA-binding protein translates to MKVFIGGLPLEVSEAELNAVFGDFGPVKSLRIVKDRETKESRGFGFVEMVNEAEAKEAIRCMNGQSYYGKRITVNIAEDKGPGFSGGGNRGGFSRN, encoded by the coding sequence ATGAAAGTATTTATTGGAGGCCTTCCGTTAGAAGTAAGTGAGGCCGAACTAAATGCGGTTTTTGGTGATTTTGGGCCTGTTAAGTCCCTCAGGATCGTTAAAGATCGTGAAACAAAAGAAAGCAGAGGCTTTGGATTTGTTGAAATGGTTAACGAAGCAGAAGCTAAAGAAGCCATCAGGTGTATGAACGGCCAAAGCTATTATGGCAAACGCATAACCGTTAATATAGCAGAGGATAAAGGCCCCGGTTTTAGCGGCGGCGGTAACAGAGGCGGTTTTAGCCGTAACTAA
- a CDS encoding DUF1080 domain-containing protein — protein MMMKTNFKVLGLAAAISFGSMQSFGQVKKAGWISLFNGKDLQGWHGYNKKGEVKNWEIENGALVCLGAVKGTDTGGDIVSDKQFANFELTWEWKIDKGSNSGVLYHVVESPKYEASYLTGPEYQIIDDIGWVPDKLEEWQKTGADYAMHIPNSQKKIMPVGQWNTSRIIFKNGHVEHWLNGKKIVEFTAWDADWQKKKAEGKWKDHPEYGMAKIGRIALQDHGHKAYYRNIKIRRL, from the coding sequence ATGATGATGAAAACAAATTTTAAGGTATTAGGGCTTGCAGCAGCCATAAGCTTTGGCAGCATGCAAAGTTTTGGCCAGGTAAAAAAGGCTGGTTGGATAAGTTTATTTAACGGAAAGGACCTGCAAGGATGGCATGGTTATAATAAAAAGGGCGAGGTTAAGAACTGGGAGATCGAGAATGGCGCTTTGGTTTGCCTTGGCGCGGTGAAAGGTACCGACACAGGGGGCGATATTGTTAGCGACAAGCAGTTTGCTAATTTTGAACTTACCTGGGAATGGAAGATTGACAAGGGAAGTAATAGCGGCGTATTATACCATGTTGTAGAATCGCCTAAATACGAGGCATCGTACCTTACCGGCCCCGAGTACCAGATCATAGATGATATAGGCTGGGTTCCTGATAAACTGGAGGAATGGCAAAAAACCGGCGCCGATTACGCTATGCACATCCCCAATTCGCAAAAAAAGATAATGCCGGTTGGGCAGTGGAACACCAGCCGCATTATATTTAAAAACGGGCATGTTGAGCATTGGCTAAACGGAAAGAAAATAGTTGAGTTTACCGCATGGGATGCCGACTGGCAAAAGAAAAAAGCCGAAGGTAAATGGAAAGACCATCCTGAATATGGCATGGCTAAAATTGGCCGTATCGCTTTACAGGATCACGGTCATAAGGCTTACTACCGTAATATCAAAATAAGGCGGTTGTAA
- a CDS encoding SDR family oxidoreductase yields the protein MAKIALITGATAGIGEACAHTFAREGYNLILTGRRMERLEKIAQQLNHKYNVEVAVSSFDVRNREQVIQSLEGLPAHWKKVDVLVNNAGLSQGLDPIQNGSYEDWETMIDTNIKGLLYVSRVVSNWMIKNGYGHIVNLGSIAGKEVYPNGNVYCATKHAVDALNKGMRIDLNGYGIRVTGIHPGAVETEFSEVRFKGDKERAKKVYEGFEPLVANDIAETIWFAISRPAHVNINDLVIMPTAQATATNIFRK from the coding sequence ATGGCAAAGATAGCACTGATAACAGGCGCCACCGCAGGGATTGGCGAGGCCTGTGCCCACACATTTGCGCGCGAGGGATACAACCTGATACTTACCGGTAGGCGTATGGAGCGCCTGGAAAAAATAGCGCAGCAACTGAATCATAAATACAATGTAGAGGTAGCTGTATCGTCATTTGACGTACGCAACCGCGAACAGGTTATTCAAAGCCTTGAAGGCCTGCCCGCCCACTGGAAAAAAGTTGATGTATTAGTTAACAACGCCGGCCTTAGTCAGGGGTTAGACCCTATTCAAAACGGTAGTTACGAAGATTGGGAAACCATGATAGATACCAATATAAAAGGGTTGCTTTATGTAAGTCGCGTAGTATCTAACTGGATGATAAAAAACGGCTACGGGCATATTGTTAACTTAGGATCGATAGCCGGGAAAGAGGTTTACCCTAACGGGAATGTTTATTGTGCTACCAAGCATGCCGTGGATGCCCTTAACAAAGGTATGCGTATAGATCTGAATGGCTATGGTATCAGGGTTACCGGCATACATCCCGGCGCTGTAGAAACGGAATTTTCAGAGGTACGGTTTAAGGGCGATAAAGAGCGCGCAAAAAAAGTATATGAGGGTTTTGAGCCACTTGTAGCCAATGATATAGCGGAAACAATTTGGTTTGCAATATCGCGCCCGGCGCATGTAAACATTAACGACCTGGTTATTATGCCAACGGCGCAGGCCACAGCAACTAATATATTCAGGAAGTAA
- a CDS encoding sensor histidine kinase KdpD translates to MRLFGNINRLWLRLTGSTTEFSLEIRIFHSLCLISILALAYNVPFNYLIGLPFVSLLSLLTLIIFSALYYLSRFRGSFKVTVTIFTVIGNLLFATNFIYNSGTYGPTDLLMGLCILLVLCVVPKNQQKFWIALNMIIIVGLHLVEYYHPAWVPNTYVNRSSRYLDLTSAYVVVVIVLYYTVTYFRRNYDYEKRSASDKANAIELQNHHITQQNQELARINSEKNKLMSIIAHDLRSPLSNIQNYLELVTEYELDTAERRMVEGDLLKVTRRTIDMLGKLLIWSKTQMDGVNVKLGYVNLRDALFNTVELEKAIALKKNISLIDEIDWDIRIVADIDMLQLVIRNLISNAIKFTPPGGQVSFKAKQIGGECWLIVRDNGIGMSAEKQAELFSLQAQSTFGTDNEKGVGLGLLLCKEFTEMQGGHIWVESSPDHGAAFFVSMPAGS, encoded by the coding sequence TTGCGCCTTTTTGGAAACATAAACAGGCTATGGCTCAGGCTTACGGGCTCTACTACCGAGTTCTCTTTAGAGATCAGGATATTTCACTCCCTTTGCCTCATTTCGATACTTGCACTGGCTTATAACGTGCCCTTTAATTACCTTATAGGGCTGCCCTTTGTGTCCTTGCTTAGTCTTTTAACCCTTATTATATTTTCAGCACTTTATTACTTGTCGCGTTTCCGTGGCAGCTTCAAAGTAACGGTTACCATATTCACTGTCATCGGGAACCTGCTGTTCGCAACGAATTTTATATACAACTCGGGCACTTATGGGCCAACGGACCTGCTAATGGGCCTGTGTATTTTATTGGTGTTATGCGTTGTGCCTAAAAATCAGCAGAAATTTTGGATTGCCCTTAATATGATCATCATTGTTGGATTGCACCTGGTGGAGTATTATCATCCGGCATGGGTGCCAAATACCTACGTAAACCGCTCCAGCCGGTATCTCGACCTAACATCTGCTTACGTTGTGGTGGTTATAGTGCTGTATTATACAGTAACTTATTTCAGACGTAATTATGATTACGAAAAACGCTCCGCATCTGATAAGGCAAATGCCATTGAACTGCAAAATCACCACATTACTCAGCAAAACCAGGAATTAGCCCGCATTAACTCCGAGAAGAATAAGCTGATGTCGATAATAGCGCATGATCTGCGTTCGCCTTTAAGTAATATCCAAAATTACCTTGAACTGGTTACAGAGTACGAATTGGATACAGCTGAACGCCGGATGGTAGAAGGTGATTTGCTTAAAGTTACCCGCCGGACCATTGATATGCTTGGCAAGCTGCTTATATGGTCAAAAACTCAAATGGACGGGGTTAATGTAAAACTTGGTTATGTTAACCTTCGCGACGCGCTCTTCAATACCGTGGAGCTGGAAAAAGCCATCGCCCTTAAAAAAAATATTAGCCTTATTGACGAAATAGATTGGGATATCCGCATTGTAGCCGATATTGATATGCTGCAATTGGTTATACGCAACCTTATAAGTAACGCTATTAAGTTTACTCCGCCCGGTGGGCAAGTAAGTTTTAAAGCAAAACAGATCGGTGGCGAGTGCTGGCTTATTGTTCGTGATAATGGTATCGGCATGTCTGCCGAAAAGCAGGCAGAACTGTTTTCTTTACAAGCGCAATCTACTTTTGGTACCGATAACGAAAAAGGGGTAGGGCTTGGCTTATTGCTCTGCAAAGAATTTACAGAAATGCAAGGGGGGCACATCTGGGTAGAGAGCTCGCCCGACCACGGGGCCGCTTTTTTCGTATCGATGCCGGCCGGCAGTTAA